GGTTTCTTGAGGCATGTTCAGCAGCAGCCTCCATGCCACATGCACGGCACTTGGGTGCATTTTTGATGCTTAAGGCAGGTCAGATGCTCAGGAGGGATGCTCTGTAGCCAACAATAAACTTACAAACTGAAATACCCACTAAAAATCATAAATGCGTATGTTGGTTACAGATAACAAACattctgaagaggaaaaaactcTAATTAATATAAACAGGTCAAATTCACACAAGTTGTTTCCCAGGCAAAGCATCGAGCTTTCACTTCAGTTTTGCCGTATCAAGCGCATTCAATGTTGGCTTTATTGGCCTGTGTGCAACTGCAGGATGATTTCGAGCTTTTAGCAATAGATGCATATCACAGTCAATGTTTGCAATGGCAAAAACTGGATtttgtttcaggttttgtttctggttttatttaggAAATTACATGAATTGTTTTGGAAACCACTCTCTCCTCTTGCAAAGTTACTGGACTCTAAAACCTgcacaggggaaggagggaatGGGGAGAGGATGGACGAGAGCAGAAATGATGCAACTACAGATTGCCCTAAAACATTATGATGTACATACCTACTGAATCATATTACTATTTACCAATTCTTATTTCAAGCTGTATTGTGAGCAAACAGTCCTCTTTCCACTCCTACCCCGTGCAGCACCCAGAGCAACAGGCACGCGGGCAAATGACAGCTGTGGTATATCCGATATGTATTTATTACGATGACTCCTGCCAGGTAAAGAGTTCAGTATCTTCCCACTTGGATGTCAAAAAGAATACTGAAAGCACTTTTCTGTCCTATATAACTTTAAATAACTTCTGTTGCAATGCTTAAAATCAACTAAAAGAGAACTACTGCTTTGAAGCAATTTTGGGTGAGCCATAAAATTTCAGCCAACCAATTAACTTGTTCAAAATAGCCTTTGCTCCTGCTTTTGTTTAATCCTACACGCTTCCTCATAGATTTACACTACTACAATGCACCACATCAACCAAGAAACCATGCAATAACAAACCTAAATTATATTGAAGCTCCCGATTTCTCCCAAGATGGCAGAGATAAAAGGGATGATGCTTTTTCAGCTGATGGCAAAGTGAAGCAACCCCAACATACATGAAGTACACTTGCCACCATTTTCCAGCTGAATCTGGTTGTCAAGGCAAACAGTAGCTTTAAGACTGATAAGTGAATAAGCCTACatgtaaaaaataatagtaatatgtatttttctgtatggCCCCTCACCTGCAATGCCTGTACTTCCAAATTAACCTCCCTGAAGTATGTAATTTAGCCTCACTGTTCACTACTTACACAGTTTCTCCTTCAGCAGGCTATTTCACAACCATACGTGAGCTCCAAAAAACACCGAGGGCAACAGGAGCCGACAGCTCACAAGTTCAGCCACCAACAAAAACTAAATACCAATTCCGattttgtaaatgtattttttaaattattcttaaaataatcAATAGACATGCCTGTCACCATACTGGAGCCCACTCAGATCAGAAAACCATTCAAGCACACCTGACTTGCCTCcaatgtttgctgttttttggaGTTTGGTggatttatgtttttaaaccCTGTGTCTGCAGAGTATCTTGCTCTCATCTCATGGAGCATCAAAGCCTGTTTTGTTCAACGTGCCAAGATGAGGCACGGTCAAATAAAAGATGATATACAACAGAGCAAAACACACTCTTCTTCAGGAGAAAGCAAATGCAAGTCTGACAGTCAAATGTACCCTGATGAAGCACAACTGGATGTTAAGCAGAAACTCCTATCAACTCTCATCTGCTTTCTGGATGATGCTGTTCCTCTCTCATGTACCTTTCCAAGGGATGCAAAAACCACTGTGAGCCAACAAATACAGTCACCATCGTTACACTAAATTGAAAGCGGGCTTCAAATGCTCCAGAAACACAGCTTTTAGACAAGGTAGAAATCACATCCGAGTGAAGCTCTCTGTTAAATACTGGCCGATAAGCATTTTTCCCACGCAAGTTACTGGCGTTTCATGCCGTGACCAGACGCTGCACAGCATCGCACACTTTTAGCAAGACAAACAGGGGCTGCCCTGAGCCGGGGTGTCCAGATATTGTGTTTTATTGCCCGTGGACATGACACCTGCCCTCCCCACGGCACCTTCACCAGCTTCCCGTGGGAATGCCTTCACCTGCCAGAGAAACGCAGCCATTGCCGGGGTGGCCACGGCCGCCGTGTGAAACAGGGTGCCACATGACGTAAGAGATGATGCCAGAAAATTAAAGAGGCACCTCCCGTACCTGTACGGCGGGGCCCCGGCCTGCAGCGCCCACGGCCGCTCGGGCGCTGCCGGGCCCTGCGGAGGGCAGGGGCCGCGCTCCGGGGCCGGGGAAGGGGCGCGGGAGCCGCGGGCCCCGGCGGGGCGGCAGCGGGGAGGCCCGGGGCCGGCGGAGCAGCGCCCCGGCCCGGGCGAGCGCCTTTTGTTCCCGGCCGGGTGCCGCGCACAAAGGGTCAGAGCCGCGCTCACCTGCGTGCGGGGCCGCGCCGGCCCCGGCGGTCCTGAGGCAACGGGCGGCGGCAGCCGGGCGGGCGAGCCGAGCGGAGCCGTGCGGAGCTGAGCCGTGCGGAGCCTCCGCCTCCTCCGGCGTGACTCACCGCGGCGGCCCagggcgggagggagggagggagggaccgaggggaggagggaggtgcCTGGGCGGCTCCGGGGGAGGGACCCGCCGAGTCCCGGCGCCCAGGGCAGCGGCGGCGCCGCAGGCACCACCCGAGAGCCGGCCGGGAGGAAGGGGCGGGCAGGCGGCGGGGAAGGGGCGGGACGGCCTGGGGGAGCGGGCAGGAGCTGTTCCCCCTCTTCcaggagccctcagcacagcccCCAGGGGCACGGGGGTTTTGCAGGGCGCCCACACATCATCTACCAACCCTGTCGCTACCGGCTGCGCAGCCCCTTCAGCGACAGAGCGCTATCGCGATAGGTGACAAGACGCCAGGTGCAGAGGTGTCCCACGGTCTAGCTCCTGGTGTTAGCCGTGTGCTTACCTCGATGAGCATCCTTTGGGCGATGCTCTGATACGCCGCGGTGTGTCCGCGGCCTCACGCCTTCCCTCCGCTGTCCTGAGGAGCACAACTGAAACGCTGTATCAGATAAATCACAGTAACGTTAAAATGGGTTACGTGACCACTTTTCAGCTGTGCTATGCTAAGAAAGTTAAGGGCACTGCAAAATTCAGTACAGCTTAATTGAAGCTAACGcagcaaatacaaaaaatgCCATATTTTGAGAACCTCCAGCTAGAAGGAATAGGCATTTAGTCATTCAAGCACTTAAAAGTGAAATAATCCTTCCCTTAGAGTGAAGCAGAATAAAACCACAGTGAACagagataaattattttctaaacatttttaaaaaggcagaagcCATCAAAGGTTCATCACCCCTGCTCCATCACTACCCTGCATTTCGGTTTCCCATTAGGCTTAACAGTAACGCTGTTGCCCTACATCATGCATTGGTGGGGCCAGCAATGTAAGCACAAAATTCCTGCAGATAAAAATGCTTTGTGTACTAAGTGTTTAGTCAAATGCATCTGTTTTCTACTCGGTATTTAACTTAATTGCATAAAAACAGTCACAGTAATGAAATAGGTGGCACTTCCTTTAACAGCTTGCTACTTAATGACATCAAAGCCTAATGCCACTGAAATCCATACCCCACCGCCAGCTAATGAAGGTCTTAACATGAAAGCCTATGCAAAGAGCAAACCCAAGCTGCTGACAGGAACAGGAATGGTGCAAATATGCTGGGATCTGAGATCACTAGCACATACCCGCAGCACAGCAGGCAGTAAtgattattaattatttaagaaaagaaCATAAGAGCTCCAGCACAAGCTGAAAAAGATATGCAGAAGCATTGCTCTGGGATCCTCCAGTTGGATTACTGTTAATTAGCACAGTACATGAGTCTGAGGGAAAGATCTAAAAGCATCTTATGCTAGTAGGAGCGTATAATTAAGCCATCATTTGCATCTTTGCAACAGTGTGAGTTTTCCTACTGATAACATCAGGGGCAAAGCACCATTTTATGACTAAGTattgtctcactctcctgttctAATTTAGCTGGCTGACTGTACATCAGTGTAATGCAAGCCTACACAGCATCAATTTCACATCCTGCATTTATTTAGAACGGGTTTCAGCAGAGATACTATAAGGCTTCCTCTACCCTTGGagaactttattttcttaaaacatgGAGTCTAAATCAACTTCTGCCCTGCCTTAGTTTGTTACCATCAAGCTCACTGAGATATTTAGCTGTCCAGCAAGGTGACATCTTACCATTGCAGCTGTCACTTGGGTCATCATAAGACACGATGGATGCTCAAGAGGCCTCTTagctcccagctctgcatcAGATTCAGTAGAATATCATTCATGTCTCATGGGAACGCACAGACCTTCACAAAGTAAACAGCAGATAAAAGCGCACTGCGCTGGGCCAAACCTATTACCTTATCAATCATCACCCGACTTGCCCGAACCACAAAGCGGGAATAATACAGCTTATCATCAGCAGGGGAACGTTAGGAAGTTAATTATCTAAAGGTTAAGTCTTTCTAATATTTTTACAAGTATTGTATAAAGATTGGatgttttataaaaatataacagaTTAAATGGATTTTTCCAATCTCTGCAGTTTAATAAGGCTGCTGTTTGTTCTAGGAAGCAAAAACTTCATTAAACCCTCTCCTCTGAATCCCTGCTTGACTTAGAAAAATTCTCTCAACtcactctgtccttctctgATCTCCAATTCTTAATCAGCTCTGAAATTCATTTAGGATTcccccacagcacagctgcttcCACCCGCCAAGTCCCTCTGTACTTGTTGGCATCTCCCTCTCATTAAGGGCTTCCAgcagcacatgcacacacaaaccccGGGTTAATTATCCACACACAACAATGACAACTACTCTGTTTCTCTCAAAGATGCGTATGGCACCCAACGAGAGGATTGGTTTTAGTTTggaactttcttttctttcgGTAATCTTTTCTATTTCAGACTTAGTCTGACAACTCCAATCCATCAAAATCGTGCTCTGATGCAGAAACAGTGCAGTGCCTCCTGAAAATTACCCGCAGTTCAACCCATCAGCTCTTTGCATACTCGGGACACTGTAATAAATGATCTAAGGTCACAACCCGGTTGAAATTTCCATGACTCGTTGTGAGCACGATTTGCATGAACTAGAGAGAGTGtactaaaaaaatgaaagaaatggtTCAGCTGCCTTAGTTACAATATTTAATGTTGCCACAGACTGTGCAGTGAGGAGGCATGCAAAGATTTTAGAGGGATGGACAAAAAAAGCCCATTAGTGTAAAAAAAGGctatgaatattttcttttagttaaTCCAGACTTAGTCTGTATGGTAAAAAACCTTCTTAGCTGCATATCTTGTTCAAATCCAGAGGTGTTCCCAGATTAAATTTGGTATCTACAAGGTTGCAAAGCACACTCTTTTAAGACATTACAGAACTTAATTTCAATCTCCACCTTATGAGAACATTGACTTGGACAAtcaaatgaaaagctttttacCCAGGCATTCCCACTTCTGTCCATGGGATGTGCAGGTGGCTCTGCCTGATGGTTTTCAGTACATCTGCAGTTATTACCAGCTCATTCCTGGAGACATGTTGAAAACACAAGCCTAAACATTAGCAAGCAGCAAACTACATATCATGATAGCAAGATAAAAAGACATGTCCATGATTAGAACttgttttagaaagaaatttgCTATTAAATATATCATTACCACATTAGTGTGTTAAATTACGGTAGATATTTCAGTGCATGATACAGCAATGCTTTACATACAGTTATATCCGCTAACCTTACGCCTCTATTTACTCTTTTAAGACTTTATTTTAGGAGAACACTTATTCTGAAATATTGTTATTTATCCTGTCAGCATCAGATACCTTAGGCCACCTTTTCAGATGCTCTGAATCAACAGCTCCCGCTTGACTGAGGTGGGAAGCGTGGATGTGTAAGAGTTACGGGAGAGAAATCTTCAGCAACATCAGCTCCAGTAATTCTCCCCCTCACAGGCATAAAACCCTATTAAGGTAAAGTTATAAAACTCCTACAACCTCATCGCAAGGCAAAGTGTCCCATTTTCCACGACTCCTAAAGAACAACTCCAATACAAGCGCTCATATCCCTCGTCTGTGGGTGGCTAAGCAGATAGAGTTGAAATAAGAGTTTACCTCCCTAGTAGAAGAGACTTCCCCAGAACTCAGTGAGGGTGATTTAAAACTGATGAAGTGGAGAACCTAAAGGATGCCTGCAGGCTGACTTTTATTTCTCTACAATGTAAAAACTGTATTTGTCCTTATACAGGAAGGGAATGGCCAcactggaaacaaaaccaaacagttcTATCTTCATTTGCCTATTCTTTGTGCCACTGATGATACAGTTTTAAATGCCTGGTCACTAGGATATCATTAATACAGATTTCTCTATCAACATGAATTTGATTTTAACAGACAAGATAATACGATGAACTAAGGGATCTCTTAGGAAatcttgtatttttcctttaagacaAAGATAACTTGCTACTTTTCCATTCAAGATCAAAGAAGGGCAATAATACAAGGAGACAGAgacagaagagcagcagagcattgaAGCTTCAATAATCTCTGTAACAGTTTCTTTTACATCAGTACAATCACTAGATTCACCCTATAGagacaaaagattaaaaaaagagaggttATATATGGCCAAAAAGAACTCTGGGCAACTTTGCTGATGTGTTTAAAGCTACTGCACTTCacaatttgtatttcagaagtaaaatgataaacaaaaaacaaagcacttttAATCTTCAAAGCATTGCATGATCAATAACAACTTCATAGCGCTTGATATTCAAGTATCATAATCTGTATTTTACTCCAGGAGAGAAAGACGTGTAGAGAATAAGTGATCCGCACAGGCCTAACGCTGAATCGGGATGGAACTCAAACATCACAGCTTGTTCGTTAAACAACAAACCCATACTTTCATTTGGGACTTGTTCTTTTGTTAccagtttttatttcaaatgattACCATAATAAATAGGTTATGGACTTTTTTTACCAGCCTCTGCGGAAACATTTGAGATATGAGCAGAGGTACATCCCAGGATTATTCGGCAAAATATTTAGCGCGACACACCAAATTAACTTACTATGCCTCTGAAATGAATCTAAGCACTTCAAGGGGGTTGCTTTGGTAACTATTTGCTAGAGTCAACATACCAATAGTTCATCTTGGCAGCAGTTTCCGTGTTAAAGTACACATTGGGCAGGACACATCCAGCCCCCGGTTACAGCGACGCTTCCCGACCCTTCACGGCTTTAGAGAAGGGAGGGCTGGCCTGGCACACCGGATCTTGCAATAATATCGGTCATGGATCTCAGTCTCACCTTTGTCCATCTAAATCACGAGAGACCTTTTCAAGAGCAGAAGGAGCACGAAGATAATTCAGTCAAGGATGAATTTAATCGCAATTTTTCAACTGCCTGCAGTACagaaagttggaaaaaaaaatgctgaaatatttgcaAGTCAATTAAAAAAGTTTCTCCTGGAAACGTACACCGCTCTAAAACTACACGGAGAAAGACTTCCATGTTATTGTACTACAAACTTAGTGTGATCTGCAGGAGTGCCGAGAGATTTAATTTACATAGTAATGCTACCAGCAgagtgggggctgtgggggggaAGAGTTACTTAATAATGAGCACAAAGGAAAAGGCGGCAGCTACAGTCCCCatggtctgttttgttttcaataatcGTAGACTGTCTAATAACGCCTTTTAATAAGCTGCTCTCAGCTATAAAGCTGCAATTAGCCTTTGTCAGAGAACATAATACTGACCCAGACAGGAAAATGGTTCTGATAGAATGGACAAAAGACCCCATCTAAACGaaagctgcttaaaaaaaaaccaagaggagaaaaaagttcCATGAGTGAAAGACATAAGTTGTGCTGTCTATACAGTGCATCCTTTCATTTCTAAAGTACTAGATTTCAAAAGAATATCTGCTAAAGCAGAACACATTTTCTGGCTTATTCTACTCCAGTCCTAGTTTACAACTAGACAAACTCTCTTATTTATGCCCCATATGTGCAATCGAAATTATGACAACTGATCATGTTAAATTTCTATATATAGTCATCACTTCGAGGGGGTAGCATAGACTATGAGACACTGAGATTTACCACTTAGGAAGAACAGAATTTATGGAGTTTAAGCAGCAGAACGGTGGCATTCTCCTCTTGATCCATTTCTTACGGGAAGGGAACTGCAGTATCGGTGACCCGCAGGTCGCGCTTTCTCCAAGGGGTGCCAGATAATAATAGCACGTCAACACACTCACAGCCAAACGCTTTTTGCCAGTGAGATTTCATAACGCTTCCTCCACTTGTGCAGCTCTCCAAAGAAAGGAAGCGCTAACTCCCTGTTAAAACAGAGTCCAAAGGGCCCCAAACTGCCTAATGTCTGAACTCTTTTTGCACCAAGggaaattcctttttcttcttttacagcTAGAAGCCATAAGCTGAACAGATACGTCCACCTGCAGCTACACCGCGTTAAAGAACGTGGGATTTACTGCTTCTAGTTTCAGACACAGCAACACTGATAAGGAAACATCAAGCTTTTCTCCTCCTATTCAGAGGAAAGAGACACAATTGTTAAACAGCCAAGATGACAACAGAAAGGTTTTTGCCTTCTACCCATATCGTTTCCCCTAGCTAGTGGTAAAATAAGAAGGGGAACAGGTATAAAATTCAATTAAATGTCCTTTTGTTGGTTGCCAGTATCATTAGATCAGTGCCCGAATACAAACCAAGGGCAGAGCAGACCTGAAATGCACATCTCTCAAACTGAAGAAGTTCCCAGTGAAATATGGGCTTCCAATCAGCTCAAAGTGCTGAGAAGTACTGAATTAAAGTGTGAAGCGGCCAGTACCTTAAGAACAAGATCCCTAATATTGCTTTTACAAAAACGTTTCTCAGAAAGTTAAACACACATCTCGATTCCCAAGTAGTTTCTCCACACTCAGTGCTAAAAATTCAACAAGATGAGATTTAAAATCCTGCTAAACCCGAGATTATTCAGGATTCCAACCTCTCTGTGGAGGCACAGTTGCTGCTCAACCCccccccaccagcaccaccatcTACTAAATAGACCATCCAACACTTGCATTGATCACGTAACGAGTTTCCCCCCTTTCTAAACTTGTTTCTACTTGCAAGCTACTTCATGCTGTCCCAGAAATACCGGGAAATAACAGTAGCATGTGGTTAGACATCCAGAGCTCAAGAAGGGGGTCACCGAAAAGGCTTCTCATTGCCATTTCCTAGCAATTCCCTGTCATTTCAACACACGAGGTTAAACGACTCCAGAATCCTCCCCACAGGGCTTCCATTGTTCGGCAGTGGGGGCCAGGACACAATGACGCTCGTTCATGTGCCCACTGAACAAGCAGCTACGGGCCAACTGTCAGCATACACTCTCGTTTTGGTTCTTCTGCAAACAGTTTGCAGAAAGATGGCATTTCAAATGAACGAAGTTGATTTCTCAAAGCTTCAGTGCGTTCCTAGTACAAACTACTCAGCAGGGAGTCCAAACAAAAATTAAGACAATGTGAAGAATCACCCCAAAAAACGCACTTGCTCGTTAAGACTGCTCCTGAAAAAGAGCTGCTTGCTACAACCACATGCAAAAAGATCACGGTTTAATAGTTAGAGAAATACAGATTCAAAAAAGTTCAAAACAGCTGATCCGTTCCGAAGAGAGTCacgccatgctttgcttttaggGTACCACTTAGTGTTCAGCCTCAGAGCTTAAGTTAATAAGGGGTACAGACACCGAGGTTCCAAAGTGCACTTAAGGCTGTTTACTTTGTATCTTCTGATTAAGCACCCAAGGAGTTTAGGGTTTGTGGGTTTTCCTTCTGGTTtcgttttgcttttctttttttcaaagtgttagaaatggaaaaaacccaATGCAATGTGGCAGAAGTCCAATGCTGCTGATAACCGGAGAGACACCAGCCTCACGCACCTCTTCATTGTTTTGCCTTCTCTACTTCAGAACTTGCGAGAGCAAAGACTTTATCTCCTGAtcctgaaagaggaaaaaaaccatttTCAGTTACGTATTAGCAGAAATTGTGAATTTTCTTATATACAgtataaaccaaacaaaacatttgaGATCTAAAGAAATCAAACCTACATTTTGAAAACTAGAACACTTCAGCTaattggggggtggggggaagacaACACAGTGGCTTGCCAGGTCTGAAACCAGCTCTCCCAGCATCTCTGCTTGAGACGGGCTGTTTGAACCTTGAGCATCATGGGCAACGCTCGGCATTTTATGGACATTTGGCACCAGATTTTCCTCACGGATAGTGTATCAGAGTTTCATTgttaataaaatagaaaaatgcacATAAAAATTTAATGGTGTGAAtcttctgtttgtattttctctttcatagGGGAATCACAAGTACTTCTATTAATCACTGTTCAATGAGGATATTGGAAGTCATGAGAATGAAAACTTACCAAGGTCAGTGGAGACTCTCTCAAACTGGCTCAGGGCTGTGCCAGCATTTGCTGACAAGAACGTCTCATCATCTGGAGTGAGCTAAATCAGAAAAGAGGTAACGTCAAAGTGTGCTGAAGTGGCTTGGCTGAACTCGCGCCAGGAGGATTAGATATCTTCATGCATTCAGTTCACAATCTGAGCAGCTTTTTAACCTATTTCCAAAACATTTCTCTGACAGTCAAGTGAAAAAACTACTCTGAAGGAAAGCATTTGCTAGTGTCATCTGCCTGGAACGCAGCTCCTGTAAGTACTGCACTTGATCTTTTCCGTTGCATTCCCTCATTTCCTAAGAAAGTTTAAGTACAGAGATTGACAGCCACCCATATTCTACACATACTGCCATAAGAAATAACAATTTCTCTTCCCCCCTCTAGTGGTAAAAACGAGGGATTGTTCTGCCACTGATACACTCATTAGGGAAACAGCCAGTTTATCACTCATCTCCCCCCCAGTTTATTTATCTCATACCAAGAGGCAGGTATTATCACCAACACAAAAGTAAAACTCAAAGTCTGCAGTAGTTCCTGTCAGGTGGACAGGTGGTAGTTAGACAGTAAAAGGCTTGTTCTGTAgcttttatattaataaatatcaCGTGATACATTCACATGACCCACCAAAGCATTTTAAACTAGAAACAGCCTTAAATAAATGCACAATACTATTTGATATCTGAGTGCTTCACAAAGCTCAGCTTTAAAGCAGAAGGACATTTATGTACAAAAACAAGCTGCACCGACACCTCACCTTCTCACCGAGCTTTCTGAGGGCAGTCAGGATTTCCAGTTTCTGCTGTGTGTACACGTCCCGCCCCAACTTCCCAACCATTAAGTCTCGGTCCATCTGTATGCCGGGGGGAAATAAATCAGTATATAAGCTTCTCATTAGTTTCACTCAACACGACAGCATGAGCAATGCAACAGCCTAAAAATATCATCAGTAAGCATGCTACGCCAAATTTAAGAGATGGCCATGAAGTTTTTCTGACCATTCTGCAAATATTCTTTGCATCTAACCTTGACATGGTTGATTTCTCCAGACCTGGATCACCTTTTAATCAAAGACTATTATTTATTCGAAGTTACAGATCCACATACCACTGAAACATGGAGGAATgacatttcatttcactttatCTGGATCTCATGTTCAGCCTAGATCCCCAAAACATCAAGTGCACTCTCCTGCCCCTCAATACAACTACAGATTCATGCCATCTGGATTTTCTATTTGCGGTTATACTCAGTTCATAGCAAGATGGAGGGTAATTCAAGAAATACATGTTGTTGTCCCCATTACCTCAATGGACATTGAAAACTGATCAAATTCTGAAAGAGAccttttctctgtctccttATGATGCTGCCACCAAGGTTTCTAACGCACTTGGTGCTCTCCTTACAGTCATGACATATTTAAATCAGTCTAGCTCAAATAAACAGTTTTTACAGTAAAAGAGAAACCTTTACCTCTGCCAACCTTGTCCTCAATTGCCTCGGTTGTTTCTTTGCAAACATCCTAATTACTTCTGGAGTTTTAAACGCCTGGCTGATGGCTGCTTGTATTGCCTACAAGGAAAAGAGCAAGAATGACCAGAACTAATAACATCACAAGCTACAGCTGCATTACAAGATTAATGAAGGCTGGAAAGCATCATTAGTACCCTCTGCATCATTTGAtaaagaaagcttttctttttgtgcatAACCATGGGAGGAAGATGAAAAACAACATATGACCTTTATGCAGAGCTTGAAAAATCCACTGATTAGTGCAAGCACACTGAGAACGGAGCTGTGAAATTGTTCATTGCAATTCAGGTCTTAAT
This genomic interval from Columba livia isolate bColLiv1 breed racing homer chromosome 21, bColLiv1.pat.W.v2, whole genome shotgun sequence contains the following:
- the LZIC gene encoding protein LZIC; amino-acid sequence: MASRGTTETSKLKQNLEEQLDRLMQQLQDLEECREELDADEYEETKKETLEQLSEINDSLKKIMSGDMTLVDELSGMQLAIQAAISQAFKTPEVIRMFAKKQPRQLRTRLAEMDRDLMVGKLGRDVYTQQKLEILTALRKLGEKLTPDDETFLSANAGTALSQFERVSTDLGSGDKVFALASSEVEKAKQ